The following are from one region of the Sandaracinus amylolyticus genome:
- the pilB gene encoding type IV-A pilus assembly ATPase PilB, with product MSNRLGELLVREKLISLQQLRTAQDEAKRTNSSLGYTLARMGYISDQEITDFLSQQYRVQSINLEEYEIDEDVRKMISQEVCERHKVIPVSRSGSSLIVAMADPSNLHAIDDIKFLTGYNVEPVVSSEAAILKAIERYYAAPEISYDQIMEGFDEEEIEVAGEDDDIALGDLERASEDAPVIRLCNAILLNAIKKRASDIHIEPYEKKLRVRYRIDGVLVEEMTPPLKLKNAIASRIKIMSSLDIAERRLPQDGRIKLKLGKGKEMDFRVSVCPTIWGEKIVMRLLDKSNLQLDMTKLGFDQKALDDFKWAISQPYGMVLVTGPTGSGKTTTLYSALTELNQIDTNISTAEDPVEYNLMGINQVQMHDDIGLNFAAALRSFLRQDPDIIMVGEIRDFETAEIAVKAALTGHLVLSTLHTNDAPSTVSRLLNMGVEPFLVTASVNLVLAQRLARKICEHCKHEIQIDNAGLKTAGFSDADIAAGIRVMKGAGCRECNNTGYRGRIALYEVMPFGDRLKEMVLQGCSTAELKDEMIRQGVQTLRMAGLTKVKAGMTSLDEIMRVTAADRS from the coding sequence GTGAGCAACCGTCTCGGCGAGCTCCTCGTCCGTGAGAAGCTGATCAGTCTCCAGCAGCTCCGGACCGCCCAGGACGAAGCCAAGCGCACCAACTCGTCGCTCGGCTACACGCTCGCGCGCATGGGGTACATCTCGGACCAGGAGATCACGGATTTCCTGAGCCAGCAGTACCGCGTCCAGTCGATCAACCTCGAGGAGTACGAGATCGACGAGGACGTGCGGAAGATGATCTCGCAGGAGGTCTGCGAGCGGCACAAGGTCATCCCGGTCTCGCGCTCCGGCTCGTCGCTGATCGTCGCGATGGCCGACCCGTCGAACCTCCACGCGATCGACGACATCAAGTTCCTCACGGGCTACAACGTCGAGCCCGTCGTCTCGTCGGAAGCCGCGATCCTCAAGGCGATCGAGCGTTATTACGCCGCGCCGGAGATCTCCTACGACCAGATCATGGAGGGCTTCGACGAGGAGGAGATCGAGGTCGCCGGCGAGGACGACGACATCGCCCTCGGCGACCTCGAGCGCGCGAGCGAGGACGCGCCGGTCATCCGCCTCTGCAACGCGATCCTGCTCAACGCGATCAAGAAGCGCGCGAGCGACATCCACATCGAGCCCTACGAGAAGAAGCTCCGCGTCCGCTACCGCATCGACGGCGTGCTCGTCGAGGAGATGACGCCGCCGCTCAAGCTCAAGAACGCGATCGCGTCGCGCATCAAGATCATGAGCTCGCTCGACATCGCCGAGCGACGCCTGCCGCAGGACGGACGCATCAAGCTCAAGCTCGGCAAGGGCAAGGAGATGGACTTCCGCGTCTCCGTCTGCCCGACGATCTGGGGCGAGAAGATCGTCATGCGTCTTCTCGACAAGTCGAACCTGCAGCTCGACATGACGAAGCTCGGGTTCGATCAGAAGGCGCTCGACGACTTCAAGTGGGCGATCAGCCAGCCCTACGGGATGGTGCTCGTCACCGGTCCGACCGGCTCGGGCAAGACGACGACGCTCTACTCCGCGCTCACCGAGCTCAACCAGATCGACACGAACATCAGCACCGCGGAAGACCCCGTCGAATACAACCTGATGGGCATCAACCAGGTGCAGATGCACGACGACATCGGCCTGAATTTCGCGGCCGCGCTGCGCTCGTTCCTGCGCCAGGACCCCGACATCATCATGGTCGGCGAGATCCGCGACTTCGAGACCGCGGAGATCGCGGTGAAGGCCGCGCTCACCGGCCACCTCGTGCTCTCGACGCTGCACACCAACGACGCGCCGAGCACGGTCTCGCGCCTGCTCAACATGGGCGTCGAGCCCTTCCTCGTGACCGCGTCGGTGAACCTCGTGCTCGCGCAGCGACTCGCGCGGAAGATCTGCGAGCACTGCAAGCACGAGATCCAGATCGACAACGCGGGACTGAAGACGGCGGGATTCTCCGATGCCGACATCGCCGCGGGGATCCGCGTGATGAAGGGCGCGGGCTGCCGCGAGTGCAACAACACCGGCTACCGCGGCCGCATCGCGCTCTACGAGGTCATGCCCTTCGGCGATCGCCTCAAGGAGATGGTCCTCCAGGGCTGCTCCACCGCGGAGCTGAAGGACGAGATGATCCGTCAGGGCGTGCAGACGCTGCGCATGGCCGGGCTCACCAAGGTGAAGGCCGGCATGACGTCGCTCGACGAGATCATGCGCGTCACCGCGGCGGACCGGAGCTGA
- a CDS encoding serine/threonine-protein kinase — MSVWQRMRGWFVADEPVAEPEVETPAPVIASTPPAEAADPFEREAAKLVALAQRTTEPGSEDQAIAIEAFERLCEVGREVVAIDLARRVLASGGMSDLRCRVAERLDARGDESTAWEVLAPMLREPDAPLDGWMLAAEIAERRGDARGALSLYERIVARDLDYPRARERVARLREKQATPRRDEGATLMADGALSRGRYKLLRELGRGGAGTVFLAEDTQLARPVALKVYHRRGRADRERLLLEARMAASMEHPGVIRVLDVDETLGAIAMENLEHGSIRTWLSKGAIRSEWLLPWIESAIDALRYVHERGVVHRDLKPSNLLLRTMDRVVLTDFGTAQRMGEAGASPHAIAEGTLAYMPPEQRAGAPAHVAMDVYALGTTVREICGQLDAPAPEALVAIATECTRPDPAARPPLDALAAVVRELR, encoded by the coding sequence GTGAGCGTGTGGCAGCGCATGCGCGGGTGGTTCGTGGCCGACGAGCCGGTCGCCGAGCCGGAGGTCGAGACACCGGCGCCGGTGATCGCGAGCACGCCGCCGGCCGAAGCCGCCGATCCGTTCGAGCGCGAGGCCGCGAAGCTCGTCGCGCTCGCGCAGCGCACCACCGAGCCGGGCAGCGAGGATCAGGCGATCGCGATCGAGGCGTTCGAGCGTCTCTGCGAGGTCGGGCGCGAGGTGGTCGCGATCGATCTCGCGCGACGCGTGCTCGCGAGCGGTGGAATGAGCGATCTGCGCTGCCGCGTCGCGGAGCGGCTCGATGCGCGCGGCGACGAGAGCACGGCGTGGGAGGTGCTCGCGCCGATGCTGCGCGAGCCCGACGCGCCGCTCGATGGATGGATGCTCGCGGCGGAGATCGCGGAGCGACGTGGTGATGCGCGCGGGGCGCTCTCGCTCTACGAACGCATCGTTGCGCGCGATCTCGACTATCCGCGCGCGAGAGAGCGGGTCGCGCGACTGCGCGAGAAGCAGGCCACGCCGCGCCGCGACGAGGGCGCGACGCTGATGGCCGACGGAGCGCTCTCGCGGGGGCGTTACAAGCTCTTGCGCGAGCTCGGTCGCGGCGGTGCGGGCACGGTGTTCCTCGCGGAGGACACGCAGCTCGCGCGGCCGGTCGCGCTCAAGGTCTATCACCGTCGGGGTCGCGCCGATCGCGAGCGCTTGTTGCTCGAGGCGCGCATGGCGGCGTCGATGGAGCACCCCGGCGTGATCCGCGTGCTCGACGTCGACGAGACGCTCGGCGCGATCGCGATGGAGAACCTCGAGCACGGCTCGATCCGCACCTGGCTGAGCAAGGGCGCGATCCGCAGCGAGTGGCTGCTGCCGTGGATCGAGAGCGCGATCGACGCGCTGCGGTACGTGCACGAGCGCGGCGTGGTGCACCGCGATCTGAAGCCGTCGAACCTCTTGCTGCGCACGATGGATCGCGTGGTGCTCACCGACTTCGGCACCGCGCAGCGCATGGGCGAAGCGGGCGCGTCGCCGCACGCGATCGCGGAAGGCACGCTCGCGTACATGCCGCCCGAGCAGCGCGCGGGCGCGCCCGCGCACGTGGCGATGGACGTCTACGCGCTCGGCACGACCGTGCGCGAGATCTGCGGACAGCTCGACGCGCCTGCGCCCGAGGCGCTGGTCGCGATCGCGACCGAGTGCACGCGTCCCGATCCGGCAGCGCGTCCGCCGCTCGATGCGCTCGCCGCCGTCGTGCGCGAGCTGCGATGA
- a CDS encoding ADP-ribosylglycohydrolase family protein, whose amino-acid sequence MIARDPSVSRADRIAGGVIGLLVGDALGVPYEFHAPADIPTPIEMEPPSGFRRSHARIAPGTYSDDGAHALALLTSLLHRGALDLDDLGRRLVNWYEWGELAVDGDVFDVGVQTARAIRAIQSGVDAERAGPSDPSANGNGSLMRVLPLALWHRGNDAELVRDAERQSCVTHGHARARVCCAYYALWARRVLEGVTDPWADAVSALRATIEPGSDREEALEFHVRPDERIEGRGGGYVVDALRSARDCAEEPDFERAVRAAIALGHDTDTTACLTGGIVGIAVGVHGIPARWREALRGREIWQPLVDALIAHAR is encoded by the coding sequence GTGATCGCGCGCGATCCGAGCGTCTCGCGCGCGGATCGCATCGCGGGCGGCGTGATCGGCCTGCTCGTCGGCGACGCGCTCGGCGTGCCCTACGAGTTCCACGCGCCCGCGGACATCCCGACCCCGATCGAGATGGAGCCGCCGTCGGGGTTCCGGCGCAGCCACGCGCGCATCGCGCCCGGGACGTACTCCGACGACGGCGCGCACGCGCTGGCGCTCCTCACGTCGCTGCTGCATCGCGGTGCGCTCGACCTCGACGATCTCGGGCGGCGGCTCGTGAACTGGTACGAGTGGGGCGAGCTCGCGGTCGACGGAGACGTGTTCGACGTGGGGGTCCAGACCGCGCGGGCGATCCGCGCGATCCAGAGCGGCGTCGACGCCGAGCGCGCCGGTCCGAGCGACCCGAGCGCCAACGGGAACGGCTCGCTGATGCGCGTGCTTCCGCTCGCGCTGTGGCATCGCGGGAACGATGCCGAGCTGGTGCGCGATGCGGAGCGACAGTCGTGCGTCACGCACGGTCACGCGCGCGCTCGTGTGTGCTGCGCGTACTACGCGCTGTGGGCGCGTCGCGTGCTCGAGGGCGTGACCGACCCGTGGGCCGACGCGGTGAGCGCGCTGCGCGCGACGATCGAGCCGGGGAGCGATCGCGAGGAGGCGCTCGAGTTCCACGTGCGTCCCGACGAGCGCATCGAAGGGCGCGGCGGTGGCTACGTCGTCGACGCGCTCCGCTCGGCGCGCGACTGCGCCGAGGAGCCCGATTTCGAGCGCGCGGTGCGCGCCGCGATCGCGCTCGGACACGACACCGACACGACGGCGTGCCTCACTGGCGGCATCGTCGGGATCGCCGTCGGCGTGCACGGCATCCCCGCGCGCTGGCGTGAGGCGCTGCGCGGTCGCGAGATCTGGCAACCGCTGGTCGATGCGCTGATCGCTCACGCGCGGTGA
- a CDS encoding FHA domain-containing protein — MSFFRRLFDTRARQALDAEVQGDLRKAAYLWVDMGDPGKAAELMTRLGEQAKNVEEKVQAWVDALRFMPPDREDGRRDLEARIGVAVLESARERGAVSADAKRKLVDAAERLERAEKWVEAADCYELLGRNEDLARCLEHAGEIERLEKVLETTHAKEQRDARLRRLVSEQEMATRVGARDVARRALREATLLAPSDPSIAEMLRRIEEKWPRGRRLKLDVGGARVGLVGSLPAVIGRSDADVVVRGGSVSRRHCEIARREDAVVVRDLGSRNGTLIAGVPIAGEIALSGPTEIGLGDDVSLRVSPGAQGIAIDVLRGLDRGERVVAGEAELRVAGLSATFVFVDDRAVMQPDAGVSVVLGAQNVAAGVDLLYGDVITVGGVRVEVLA, encoded by the coding sequence GTGAGCTTCTTCCGACGCCTCTTCGACACGCGTGCACGTCAGGCCCTGGATGCCGAGGTGCAGGGCGACTTGCGCAAGGCCGCGTACCTGTGGGTCGACATGGGGGACCCCGGGAAGGCCGCGGAGCTGATGACGCGGCTCGGCGAGCAAGCGAAGAACGTCGAGGAGAAGGTGCAGGCGTGGGTCGACGCGCTGCGCTTCATGCCGCCGGATCGCGAGGACGGACGTCGTGATCTCGAGGCCCGCATCGGCGTCGCGGTGCTCGAGTCGGCGCGCGAGCGCGGCGCGGTGAGCGCGGACGCGAAGCGCAAGCTGGTCGACGCCGCGGAGCGGCTCGAGCGCGCGGAGAAGTGGGTCGAGGCGGCGGACTGCTACGAGCTGCTCGGGCGCAACGAGGACCTCGCGCGATGCCTCGAGCACGCGGGCGAGATCGAGCGGCTCGAGAAGGTGCTCGAGACGACGCACGCGAAGGAGCAGCGCGACGCGCGGCTGCGCCGCTTGGTGTCGGAGCAGGAGATGGCGACGCGCGTCGGTGCGCGCGACGTGGCGCGTCGTGCGCTGCGCGAAGCGACGCTGCTCGCGCCGAGCGATCCGTCGATCGCGGAGATGCTGCGGCGCATCGAGGAGAAGTGGCCGCGCGGGCGCCGGCTGAAGCTCGACGTGGGCGGCGCGAGGGTAGGGCTCGTGGGCTCGCTGCCCGCGGTGATCGGGCGCAGCGATGCCGACGTCGTGGTGCGCGGAGGCTCGGTGTCGCGTCGTCACTGCGAGATCGCGCGACGCGAGGACGCGGTCGTGGTGCGTGATCTCGGGAGCCGCAACGGGACGCTGATCGCGGGCGTGCCGATCGCGGGCGAGATCGCGCTCTCGGGGCCGACCGAGATCGGGCTCGGCGATGACGTGTCGCTGCGCGTGAGCCCGGGCGCGCAAGGGATCGCGATCGACGTGCTGCGCGGGCTCGATCGCGGCGAGCGCGTGGTGGCGGGCGAGGCCGAGCTGCGCGTCGCGGGGCTGAGCGCGACGTTCGTGTTCGTCGACGATCGCGCGGTGATGCAGCCCGATGCGGGCGTGAGCGTCGTGCTCGGCGCGCAGAACGTCGCGGCGGGCGTGGACCTGCTCTACGGCGACGTGATCACCGTGGGCGGGGTACGCGTCGAGGTGCTCGCGTGA
- a CDS encoding alpha/beta fold hydrolase, with amino-acid sequence MRRGDVRSVAPSVIPIQTTGTRPAIFGVHVLGAGCSYYRPLAQRLGPAQPIYGLSAQFAMPPGRKPSVEEYARLYVEDLRRFQPRGPYFLLAVSLGGLTALEMARLLVDAGEEVAMVGMLDAIGPMPIEWVSPVERARRHVEKLALGGTGYVREKIVARVERERDAMRSRMLRWRRAVGAPLQDEDAHLQAALENIELALEFKPKPYEGDVVVFRATEDVYYTPRFHHEARLGWREAVFGAVQIVDVPGDHLTLLQEPHVIAVADEMRWRIDTWIAQHGDRDRRSGVIARPLLDSGQALSEERLSRVSSGPPR; translated from the coding sequence ATGCGACGCGGCGACGTGCGCAGCGTCGCGCCCTCGGTGATCCCGATCCAGACGACCGGCACGCGCCCCGCGATCTTCGGCGTGCACGTGCTCGGCGCGGGCTGCTCGTACTATCGCCCGCTCGCGCAGCGCCTCGGCCCCGCGCAGCCGATCTACGGGCTCTCCGCGCAGTTCGCGATGCCTCCCGGCCGCAAGCCGTCGGTCGAAGAGTACGCGCGCCTCTACGTCGAGGACCTGCGCCGGTTCCAGCCGCGCGGGCCCTACTTCCTGCTCGCGGTCTCGCTCGGTGGGCTCACCGCGCTCGAGATGGCGCGCCTGCTCGTCGATGCCGGCGAGGAGGTCGCGATGGTCGGCATGCTCGACGCGATCGGGCCCATGCCGATCGAGTGGGTGTCGCCGGTCGAGCGCGCGCGGCGCCACGTCGAGAAGCTCGCGCTCGGCGGCACCGGGTACGTGCGCGAGAAGATCGTGGCGCGCGTGGAGCGCGAGCGCGACGCGATGCGCTCGCGGATGCTGCGATGGCGCCGCGCCGTCGGCGCGCCGCTGCAGGACGAGGACGCGCACCTCCAGGCCGCGCTCGAGAACATCGAGCTCGCGCTCGAGTTCAAGCCGAAGCCGTACGAGGGCGACGTCGTCGTCTTCCGCGCGACCGAGGACGTCTACTACACGCCGCGCTTCCACCACGAGGCGCGGCTCGGCTGGCGCGAGGCGGTGTTCGGCGCGGTGCAGATCGTCGACGTGCCCGGCGATCACCTCACGCTGCTGCAGGAGCCTCACGTCATCGCGGTCGCGGACGAGATGCGCTGGCGCATCGACACGTGGATCGCGCAGCACGGCGATCGCGACCGCCGCTCCGGCGTGATCGCGCGCCCGCTGCTCGACTCGGGCCAGGCGCTCTCGGAAGAGCGCCTCTCCCGCGTCAGCTCCGGTCCGCCGCGGTGA
- a CDS encoding heparan-alpha-glucosaminide N-acetyltransferase domain-containing protein, with protein sequence MSVTDASPSAERKAPARAHFVDLLRLLMSVQMIQGHVIDALLADAWRTGRGFEIWTWVRGLTAVGFMTAAGVSFHLSSLARWESYRADRTARARRVKRAGMLIAIGYLLHAPAGVLSGDAELARRAIDEAMIVDVLQCIGVTMLLLEAMCVIARRASQVVLVSGGLAAAAIGLAPLAARIECEGSALRLVCNYVSRSGGSLFPLLPWSGFVLAGVVLGAIALPDGARTSGTRAGVRLAMGSVAIGAASVIVDALIARPSDPLLYSASPGFSLVRLAAVAMVAAVLAIASARVVALPRALRTIASETLFLYVSHLLALYVAGIGLARVIGPTLSLGAAITVAIVMIVACALGALAWVHIKARRHPSRG encoded by the coding sequence ATGAGCGTCACCGACGCCTCGCCGTCCGCCGAGCGAAAGGCTCCGGCGCGCGCGCACTTCGTGGATCTGCTGCGGCTCCTGATGAGCGTGCAGATGATCCAGGGGCACGTGATCGACGCGCTGCTCGCGGACGCGTGGCGCACCGGGCGCGGCTTCGAGATCTGGACGTGGGTGCGCGGGCTGACCGCGGTCGGGTTCATGACCGCGGCGGGCGTGTCGTTCCATCTGTCGAGCCTCGCGCGGTGGGAGAGCTATCGCGCGGATCGCACTGCGCGAGCCCGGCGCGTGAAGCGCGCAGGGATGCTGATCGCGATCGGGTACCTGCTCCATGCGCCGGCGGGCGTGCTGAGCGGAGATGCCGAGCTCGCGCGGCGCGCGATCGACGAGGCGATGATCGTCGACGTGCTGCAGTGCATCGGCGTGACGATGCTGCTGCTCGAGGCGATGTGTGTGATCGCGCGGCGCGCATCGCAGGTCGTGCTGGTGAGCGGTGGGCTCGCGGCGGCAGCGATCGGGCTCGCGCCGCTCGCGGCGCGCATCGAGTGCGAGGGGAGCGCGCTGCGCCTCGTGTGCAACTACGTCTCGCGCAGCGGTGGGTCGTTGTTCCCGCTGCTGCCGTGGAGCGGGTTCGTGCTCGCGGGCGTGGTGCTCGGCGCGATCGCGCTGCCCGACGGCGCGCGCACCTCGGGGACGCGCGCGGGGGTGCGCCTCGCGATGGGGTCGGTGGCGATCGGAGCGGCGTCGGTGATCGTCGACGCGCTGATCGCACGACCGAGCGATCCGCTGCTCTACTCGGCGTCGCCGGGGTTCTCGCTGGTGCGCCTCGCGGCGGTCGCGATGGTCGCAGCCGTGCTCGCGATCGCCAGCGCGCGCGTCGTCGCATTGCCGCGCGCGCTCCGGACGATCGCGAGCGAGACGCTGTTCCTCTACGTCTCGCACCTGCTCGCGCTCTACGTGGCCGGAATCGGGCTCGCGCGCGTGATCGGCCCGACGCTCTCGCTCGGCGCTGCGATCACGGTCGCGATCGTGATGATCGTCGCGTGCGCGCTGGGCGCGCTCGCGTGGGTGCACATCAAGGCGCGGCGCCATCCCTCGCGCGGGTGA
- a CDS encoding TetR/AcrR family transcriptional regulator: MSAPARRDELDGRTTRAAAMRQERRRAVLDASLRVFSENGYHATRISDLIEAAGIARGTFYLYFESKNAIFHELLDQLLERIRASVDGVDTRVDAAPLRDQLLVIVRRVLATFHEHPELTRLVLRSAPGLDDEVDRKLAAFYGQLHAWLAVSMQNAQALGLMRVLDVDVVSWSVIGAVKQIVELSLERREGADLDRATRALLDLHLDGMLVAR, from the coding sequence ATGAGCGCGCCGGCCCGCCGCGACGAGCTCGACGGACGCACCACGCGCGCTGCGGCGATGCGCCAGGAGCGCCGTCGCGCCGTGCTCGACGCGAGCCTGCGCGTGTTCAGCGAGAACGGCTACCACGCGACGCGCATCAGCGATCTCATCGAGGCCGCGGGGATCGCGCGCGGCACGTTCTATCTCTACTTCGAGAGCAAGAACGCGATCTTCCACGAGCTGCTCGATCAGCTCCTCGAGCGCATCCGCGCGTCGGTGGACGGCGTCGACACGCGCGTCGATGCGGCGCCGCTGCGCGATCAGCTGCTCGTGATCGTGCGGCGCGTGCTCGCGACGTTCCACGAGCACCCGGAGCTCACGCGGCTCGTGCTGCGCAGCGCGCCGGGGCTCGACGACGAGGTCGACCGCAAGCTCGCCGCGTTCTACGGGCAGCTCCACGCGTGGCTCGCGGTGTCGATGCAGAACGCGCAGGCGCTCGGCCTGATGCGCGTGCTCGACGTCGACGTGGTCTCGTGGTCCGTGATCGGCGCGGTGAAGCAGATCGTCGAGCTCTCGCTGGAGCGCCGAGAGGGCGCGGACCTCGATCGCGCGACCCGCGCGCTGCTCGATCTGCACCTCGACGGGATGCTCGTCGCGCGCTGA